One Cucurbita pepo subsp. pepo cultivar mu-cu-16 chromosome LG09, ASM280686v2, whole genome shotgun sequence DNA window includes the following coding sequences:
- the LOC111802318 gene encoding glucan endo-1,3-beta-glucosidase 14 isoform X2, with translation MANFHRLFRVLLLLFTLSDSVIRTLSVGIGINYGQIANNLPSPSRVVTLLQSLNISRVKLYDADPNVLYAFSSSNVNFIIGLGNEYLQNMTDPQKALAWVQQHVQTHISQTQITCITVSVTTAHSLNILANSFPPSAGSFRPDLTEYLQPILNFHSMAKSPFLINAYPFFAYKDNPGQVPLEYVLFQPNQGMTDPITNLHYDNMLYAQIDAVYAAIKALGHTDIQVQISETGWPSRGDPNEVGATPENAGLYNGNLLRRIQSGQGTPAKPSIPIDIYVFALFNENLKPGPASERNYGLYYPDGTPVYNIGLQGYLPELLYSSSKRNVFSVFSLLLIFLGSLIYS, from the exons ATGGCTAACTTCCACCGTCTCTTCCGAGTTCTGTTGCTGCTTTTCACTCTTTCTG ATTCAGTAATCCGAACTCTGAGCGTTGGAATTGGAATAAACTATGGCCAAATCGCTAATAATCTACCGTCTCCATCGCGCGTCGTCACTCTTCTCCAAAGTCTAAACATCAGCAGAGTAAAACTGTACGATGCAGATCCTAATGTCCTGTATGCCTTCTCCAGTAGTAATGTGAATTTCATTATAGGACTTGGTAATGAATATCTCCAGAACATGACCGATCCTCAGAAAGCCCTAGCTTGGGTTCAACAGCATGTTCAAACACACATCAGTCAGACTCAAATCACTTGCATCACT GTTTCTGTCACCACGGCTCATTCCCTTAACATCTTAGCCAACTCTTTCCCTCCGTCGGCAGGGTCATTCAGGCCAGATCTCACTGAATACTTGCAACCAATACTCAATTTCCACTCAATGGCGAAATCTCCTTTCCTTATAAACGCATATCCTTTTTTCGCATACAAGGATAACCCTGGCCAAGTTCCCCTAGAGTATGTGCTTTTCCAGCCTAACCAAGGGATGACTGATCCCATCACAAATTTGCACTACGACAATATGCTGTATGCTCAAATCGATGCAGTTTATGCCGCCATCAAAGCATTGGGGCATACAGATATTCAAGTCCAGATTTCAGAAACCGGTTGGCCATCTCGGGGTGATCCGAACGAGGTTGGTGCTACACCAGAGAACGCTGGGTTGTATAATGGCAATTTGCTAAGAAGAATACAGAGTGGACAAGGAACCCCGGCAAAACCATCAATTCCTATCGATATCTATGTTTTTGCTCTATTCAATGAGAATTTGAAGCCTGGTCCAGCATCTGAGAGAAACTATGGTCTTTATTATCCTGATGGCACGCCAGTTTACAACATTGGATTGCAGGGGTATCTCCCAGAGCTGTTGTACTCATCATCCAAAAGAAAT GTTTTCTCAGTTTTCAGCTTGCTTCTGATATTCCTAGGCAGCTTAATCTACAGTTAA
- the LOC111802318 gene encoding glucan endo-1,3-beta-glucosidase 14 isoform X1 gives MANFHRLFRVLLLLFTLSDSVIRTLSVGIGINYGQIANNLPSPSRVVTLLQSLNISRVKLYDADPNVLYAFSSSNVNFIIGLGNEYLQNMTDPQKALAWVQQHVQTHISQTQITCITVGNEVFVSNDSQLRSNLLPAMQSVHNALVNLGLDKQVSVTTAHSLNILANSFPPSAGSFRPDLTEYLQPILNFHSMAKSPFLINAYPFFAYKDNPGQVPLEYVLFQPNQGMTDPITNLHYDNMLYAQIDAVYAAIKALGHTDIQVQISETGWPSRGDPNEVGATPENAGLYNGNLLRRIQSGQGTPAKPSIPIDIYVFALFNENLKPGPASERNYGLYYPDGTPVYNIGLQGYLPELLYSSSKRNVFSVFSLLLIFLGSLIYS, from the exons ATGGCTAACTTCCACCGTCTCTTCCGAGTTCTGTTGCTGCTTTTCACTCTTTCTG ATTCAGTAATCCGAACTCTGAGCGTTGGAATTGGAATAAACTATGGCCAAATCGCTAATAATCTACCGTCTCCATCGCGCGTCGTCACTCTTCTCCAAAGTCTAAACATCAGCAGAGTAAAACTGTACGATGCAGATCCTAATGTCCTGTATGCCTTCTCCAGTAGTAATGTGAATTTCATTATAGGACTTGGTAATGAATATCTCCAGAACATGACCGATCCTCAGAAAGCCCTAGCTTGGGTTCAACAGCATGTTCAAACACACATCAGTCAGACTCAAATCACTTGCATCACTGTTGGCAATGAAGTTTTCGTTTCTAATGATTCTCAATTAAGGTCTAATCTTCTTCCTGCAATGCAATCTGTTCATAATGCTCTTGTTAATCTTGGGCTGGATAAGCAGGTTTCTGTCACCACGGCTCATTCCCTTAACATCTTAGCCAACTCTTTCCCTCCGTCGGCAGGGTCATTCAGGCCAGATCTCACTGAATACTTGCAACCAATACTCAATTTCCACTCAATGGCGAAATCTCCTTTCCTTATAAACGCATATCCTTTTTTCGCATACAAGGATAACCCTGGCCAAGTTCCCCTAGAGTATGTGCTTTTCCAGCCTAACCAAGGGATGACTGATCCCATCACAAATTTGCACTACGACAATATGCTGTATGCTCAAATCGATGCAGTTTATGCCGCCATCAAAGCATTGGGGCATACAGATATTCAAGTCCAGATTTCAGAAACCGGTTGGCCATCTCGGGGTGATCCGAACGAGGTTGGTGCTACACCAGAGAACGCTGGGTTGTATAATGGCAATTTGCTAAGAAGAATACAGAGTGGACAAGGAACCCCGGCAAAACCATCAATTCCTATCGATATCTATGTTTTTGCTCTATTCAATGAGAATTTGAAGCCTGGTCCAGCATCTGAGAGAAACTATGGTCTTTATTATCCTGATGGCACGCCAGTTTACAACATTGGATTGCAGGGGTATCTCCCAGAGCTGTTGTACTCATCATCCAAAAGAAAT GTTTTCTCAGTTTTCAGCTTGCTTCTGATATTCCTAGGCAGCTTAATCTACAGTTAA
- the LOC111801418 gene encoding probable calcium-binding protein CML48, with amino-acid sequence MASFFGRFTSHSNSNSHSHSHSHSHSHAPSAPSAPSEPETYGHGNSHGTSSPYYSQQHQPQPYGSNYGGVSSYGSYGFPPGTSPEVIRSFQMVDKDRSGFIDENELQEALSSGYQRFSLRTVRLLIFLFRNPIDSSRMGPNEFTALWNCLGQWRGTFERYDRDRSGRIDAMEMRDALYGLGYAVPSSVLQLLISLYDDRSGRRVEYNFDSFVECGMIVKGLTEKFKEKDRHYTGSATLTYEDFMATILPFLVSYS; translated from the exons ATGGCGTCTTTCTTTGGTAGATTCACTTCccattccaattccaattcccaTTCCCATTCCCATTCCCATTCCCATTCCCATGCCCCATCGGCGCCATCAGCACCGTCCGAGCCGGAAACCTACGGCCATGGCAATTCTCACGGGACATCTTCGCCGTATTACTCCCAACAGCACCAGCCGCAGCCTTATGGGTCTAATTATGGTGGGGTTTCTTCATATGGGTCTTATGGCTTTCCGCCAGGGACAAGCCCTGAGGTGATTAGGAGCTTTCAAATGGTGGATAAGGATCGAAGTGGATTCATCGATGAGAATGAATTGCAGGAAGCCCTTTCTTCTGGCTACCAGAGGTTTAGTCTTAGAACCGTTCGTTTGCTCATTTTCTTGTTCCGAAATCCGATCGATTCCTCCAGAATGG GGCCTAATGAGTTTACAGCTTTGTGGAACTGTCTTGGCCAATGGCGT GGCACCTTTGAGAGGTATGATAGAGATAGAAGTGGGAGAATTGATGCAATGGAAATGAGGGATGCACTCTATGGTCTTGGCTATGCAGTTCCTTCTTCAGTCCTTCAACTTCTAATTTCACTATACGATGATCGAAGTGGTCGTCGAGTTGAATATAATTTCGACAGTTTTGTCGA GTGTGGCATGATAGTAAAG GGGTTGACCGAGAAATTCAAGGAGAAGGATAGGCATTACACGGGCTCGGCAACCCTTACATACGAAGATTTCATGGCAACTATCCTCCCATTTCTTGTGTCATACAGTTGA